A window of the Erpetoichthys calabaricus chromosome 10, fErpCal1.3, whole genome shotgun sequence genome harbors these coding sequences:
- the LOC114658564 gene encoding proteasome subunit alpha type-3-like gives MCSIGIGYDLSASTFSPDGRVFQVEYAMKAVENSSTAIGIRCKDGIIFGVEMLVLSKLYEEGSNKRMLNIDRHVGMAVAGLLADVRSLAESAREEASNFRSNYGHDIPLKHLLDRVAMYVHAYMFGCSFMLGSYDEDDGAQLYMVDPSGVSYGYWGCAIGKAKQAAKTEIEKLQMKDMACRELVREVAKIIYIVHDEVKDKAFELELSWVGEVTNGRHEFVPRDIKEEADKYAKESLE, from the coding sequence ATGTGTTCAATCGGCATCGGGTATGATTTATCCGCCTCTACCTTCTCTCCAGATGGCCGCGTTTTCCAAGTCGAGTACGCCATGAAAGCGGTGGAGAACAGCAGCACAGCCATCGGCATCAGGTGCAAAGATGGGATCATATTTGGTGTTGAGATGTTAGTGCTGTCCAAATTGTATGAGGAGGGCTCAAACAAGCGCATGCTCAACATCGACAGACACGTGGGGATGGCGGTTGCAGGCCTTTTGGCAGATGTGAGGTCGCTTGCTGAAAGTGCAAGAGAAGAAGCGTCAAACTTCAGATCCAACTATGGCCATGACATTCCACTAAAGCACCTGTTGGACCGCGTGGCGATGTACGTTCACGCATACATGTTTGGCTGCAGCTTTATGTTAGGTTCTTATGATGAAGATGATGGGGCACAGCTGTATATGGTGGACCCCTCAGGCGTTTCTTATGGCTACTGGGGTTGTGCTATCGGGAAGGCTAAACAAGCAGCAAAGACAGAGATTGAAAAATTACAGATGAAAGACATGGCATGCAGAGAGCTGGTAAGAGAAGTGGCCAAAATCATTTATATTGTGCATGATGAAGTCAAAGACAAAGCCTTTGAACTGGAGCTCAGCTGGGTGGGTGAAGTTACAAATGGAAGACATGAGTTTGTGCCCAGAGACATCAAGGAAGAAGCAGACAAATATGCTAAAGAATCACTAGAATAG